The following are encoded in a window of Physeter macrocephalus isolate SW-GA chromosome 9, ASM283717v5, whole genome shotgun sequence genomic DNA:
- the LOC112065543 gene encoding protein Abitram, protein MANEPETPVAASAAEPAVPSLVDRYFTRWYKADVKGKPCEEHCILQHSNRICVITLAGSHPVLQSGKAIKSISYQISTNCSGLQNKVSGKFKWGAQILTELAPLCKIYCSDGEEYTISSCVRGQLMEVNENILHKPSILQEKPSTEGYIAVVLPKFEESKSITEGLLTQKQYEEVMVKCINATTATS, encoded by the exons ATGGCTAACGAGCCCGAGACCCCTGTGGCCGCCTCGGCTGCGGAGCCCGCGGTGCCGTCGCTTGTGGATCGTTACTTCACTCGCTGGTACAAAGCGG atgtCAAAGGAAAACCCTGTGAGGAGCACTGTATACTACAACACTCTAACCG AATATGTGTCATCACACTGGCAGGATCCCATCCAGTTCTTCAAAGTGGAAAAGCAATTAAAAGCATTTCCTATCAAATCAGTACCAATTGTAGCGGACTTCAGAACAAAGTCTCTGGGAAATTTAAGTGG GGGGCACAGATTCTAACAGAACTTGCACCTCTGTGTAAGATTTACTGCTCTGATGGAGAAGAATACACCATATCTAG ctgTGTTAGAGGGCAGTTGATGGAAGTGAATGAAAACATTCTCCATAAGCCATCTATTCTTCAAGAGAAG CCATCCACCGAAGGATACATTGCAGTTGTGTTGCCCAAATTTGAAGAAAGTAAAAGCATAACAGAAGGgttactgacacaaaaacagtatgaagaaGTCATGGTGAAATGCATCAATGCCACAACAGCCACCTCATGA